From the Psychrobacillus sp. FSL K6-4046 genome, one window contains:
- a CDS encoding YjdJ family protein, producing the protein MKLFIQVVIGLMLLIFSTIASWYEGSTLTTAIWEWKHTAVFSKWINGSVNQANDILTIDYFIYAAKFSPAYPLTMLLSGTYLIILIGYILFRGKTKLFSYFLTSVGIVFLVLCNLVSGSPTIGLTIFFYSSLLIGILAIGVAIILLVTNKNKGITT; encoded by the coding sequence TTGAAACTGTTTATTCAAGTGGTCATTGGTTTGATGTTGTTAATATTTTCTACAATTGCTTCTTGGTATGAGGGAAGTACATTGACAACGGCTATATGGGAGTGGAAGCATACAGCGGTTTTTTCAAAGTGGATCAATGGGTCTGTAAACCAAGCAAATGATATTTTAACAATAGATTATTTTATATATGCAGCTAAATTCTCACCTGCCTATCCTTTAACCATGCTATTAAGTGGAACGTATTTAATTATACTGATCGGCTACATATTATTTAGAGGTAAAACAAAGCTATTTTCTTATTTTCTAACTTCTGTCGGAATTGTATTCTTGGTTCTATGTAATTTAGTATCAGGTTCCCCGACGATAGGTCTAACCATATTTTTTTACAGTTCTCTTTTAATAGGAATTTTAGCGATTGGTGTAGCAATTATCTTACTTGTTACCAACAAAAATAAGGGGATAACAACTTAA
- a CDS encoding PadR family transcriptional regulator: MAIQIYILGKLMQDNNYPYKLKKELSEPIPLDQLGGVTESKLYYHFESLVKQGLIEPVEIIKEEHRPDKQVFAITKKGKAALPQKIYQLFENTDTISGMVIALANIEYVDREKVIEILEKKITLLKERWDNIKNLENQVQLTEKKEHLVNYLGEYFSDKNDHTSHWIEELIRRIKSNEI; this comes from the coding sequence ATGGCAATTCAAATATATATATTGGGCAAATTAATGCAGGATAATAACTATCCATATAAGTTAAAAAAAGAGCTTTCAGAGCCAATTCCCTTAGATCAATTAGGGGGAGTGACAGAAAGTAAGCTATATTATCATTTTGAATCTTTGGTAAAACAAGGACTGATTGAACCGGTAGAAATTATTAAGGAAGAGCACCGACCCGATAAACAAGTATTTGCGATAACTAAGAAAGGTAAAGCTGCTTTACCACAAAAAATTTATCAATTATTTGAGAATACAGATACAATTAGCGGGATGGTCATCGCTCTAGCAAATATAGAATATGTTGATCGCGAAAAAGTAATTGAGATACTTGAAAAGAAAATAACGCTTCTCAAGGAACGATGGGATAACATAAAAAACTTAGAAAACCAAGTGCAGTTAACAGAGAAGAAAGAGCATTTAGTCAATTATCTTGGAGAATATTTTTCAGATAAGAACGATCATACCTCGCATTGGATCGAGGAGTTAATTAGACGTATTAAAAGCAATGAAATATAA